The Bartonella australis AUST/NH1 genome contains the following window.
CTCTATTGGTTAAGTTGCGTTATTTAGGAGTCATTGATGGCTGATTCAACAATAAAGTGCATAAATACAATATATCCATGTGCTTTTATTGCTGGTTATCCTATTCATTATTTAAAATCACTAAAAATTCACGATTTTTTTGCTTTTAATAAAGCTAAGTCGGCAGTGTTAGTGATGGGTACTGTCTATACTCCGTCGATAATATCTTTTTTACGACAAGCAAAAATTTGCGGCTTGGAAACAGTCAATCAGTTTTATGCGCTTTTGCATCAGGCTGTTCCTGGCTTTGAACTGTGGTTTAGAATAAGGCCACAAGTAACAGAAAAATTATGGGTGATCCCGGAAGATATGGATAAAGATAAAATATGAAAATTATAGGATTGACCGGATCAATCGCTATGGGAAAATCAACGGTCGCTGATTTTTTTAAACAAGCTGGTATTCCTGTTTTTAGCTCGGATGAAGCCGTACATGAACTTTATAAAAGTGAGCCGGTTTTGTCGCTCATGGCGCGTACTTTCTCCAATGTTGTTGAAGATGGTCAAGTTAATCGCTTAAAACTTTCTAAGATCTTAATAAACAACAGTGAGGGCTTACAAGCATTGGAAAAAGTAATTCATCCTTTAGTACTCATAAAAGAGAAAGAATTTATTGATACAGCGCGTCAGCAGGGAAATAAATTAATTGTCCTTGATATTCCGCTTCTTTTTGAGACGAATAGTGAAAATCGCGTAGATAGTGTGGTTGTGGTGTCTGCACCATCAGCTATACAAAGAAAGCGCGTAATGACTCGCCCAAATATGGACGAAGAAAAATTCGCGATGATAAATGCCAGACAAGTATCCGATAAAAGAAAACGGGAATGTGCTGATTTTGTTATTGACACAGGAAAAGATCTAGAAAATACGCGCCAGCAGGTTTTTCATGTGATAAAGAGTTTGTTAAAAGATGTTTCTTTAAAGAATTGAAGCAATGCGTGAAATTATTTTTGATATTGAGACAACAGGCTTAGATAAAGACAGTGATCGTATAATTGAAATCGGTTGTGTAGAAATGGTTGATCATTATCTCACAGGACGCCGATTTCATGTTTATTTGAATCCGCAGGGCGTTATGATTTCCGACGAAGTTGTTGCAATTCATGGCTTGACTAATGAACGCTTAAAAGACGAAAAAAAATTTAATGATATAGCTGATGAGCTTTTGGAATTCATTGATAATGCGGTGATAATTGCTCACAATGCGAGTTTTGATGTCAGCTTCCTTAACGCAGAATTAGAGCGGATAAATAAACCACTTATCAGCATCAATAATGTCATTGATACATTGGCTATGGCGCGCCGCAAATTCCCTTTAGGGCCTAATTCTCTTGATAGTTTATGCAAGCGTTTTGGAGTTGATAACAGTCATCGTTCTCTTCACGGCGCTCTACTTGACGCAGAGATTCTTGCTGGCGTTTATATAGAGTTAACTGGTGGAAAGCAAGGGACTCTTAATTTTGATGATGGGAGCAGCATTGGCGTGAATATCCCAAGCAACGAATTTCCTTATGCAGTCAGGGCCCGCCCGCGGGCTCTACCTTCACGGTTAAGTGCGCAAGAAAAAAATATGCACGCCGAGCTGGTTAAAAAAATAGGCGATAAAGCTTTATGGAACAATTTCCCCTCTCCTTCATAAAGAAAACTCTAAATTGGGAAAGCAGAACTTGCACAACTGTCAAAAAGAAATGGCCGCTGCGGGGAGGGGAACACCGCAACGGCCCCTGCCGTTACGTGGCACCTTAACTATCATAGGAGGAGCAAAACGAAAATCGCCACACCCCGCAATAATAAAGAAAAGCTCTAGGCACCAAACACAGAAAGCAACGGCATCACCCTCATGAAATGCAAAAAAAATGGCTTTTCAGAGGCGATTTTGTAAATTTTATAAAAATAAAAATACAAAATGAATTTATTAAAGATTGAGATAGAGAAATGAAATTGACATGAAAACAGATGACCACCTTTTTTTGGTCGATGGATCAAGTTATATTTTCCGCGCTTACTACGCTTTGCCACCTTTGAAACGCAAAAAAGACGGGCTTCCTGTGGGGGCTGTGGCCGGTTTTTGCAATATGTTGTGGAAATTGCTCTGTGATGCTCGTAGCATGGATTCTGGCGTTATACCGACACATTTTGCCGTTATTTTCGATCATTCGTCCGATACATTTCGTAAGCAAATTTATCCCCAATACAAGGCTAATCGGGAGGCACCCCCCGAAGATCTTATCCCCCAATTCGCTTTAATACGGCAAGCGACAAAAGCTTTTAATTTGCCCTGCGTTGAAAAAGATGGATTTGAAGCAGATGATTTAATCGCTACTTATGCGCAATTAGCGACTAAAGCGGGAGCAAAGACAACCATTATTTCCTCTGATAAGGATTTAATGCAATTGGTGAGTGCGCATGTGTCTCTGTATGATGGGATGAAAGATAAGCACATCGGCGTTTCTGAAGTCATAGAAAAATGGGGAGTAACACCCGAAAAAATGGTCGATTTGCAAGCTTTAACCGGAGATTCAGCAGATAATGTGCCTGGAATTCCGGGTATTGGTCCTAAAATTGCAGCACAATTATTGAATCACTTTGGTTCCCTAGACCTTTTACTGGAGCGTGTAACGGAAATTAAGCAGACAAAACGACGTGAAAATATTCAATCTTATAGTAAACAAATAAAAATGTCCCGCGAATTAGTCAGGCTAAAAATGGACGTACCTGTGGATGATGATCTAGACAGTTTTATCTTGGAACCACAAGATGGCCCGCGTTTAATTTCTTTTCTAAAAGCTATGGAATTTACGACATTAACCCGCCGTGTGGCGGAAGAAACAGCCTGTGATGCGACGGTTATTGACGCACTTAGCATAGATATTGAATGGGAGAAAACTAAATATAACGGGTCCGATTTGGTTCCTGGAAAGACTAATATAACACCATCTCACGGCGCTTTTGAAAATTCTCCACGGATCTTGGCACAAAAACGCAAAAACCAGGCTATCGCTTCAAAGATTACAAGAGATGCTTATGAAACTATCCTTGATGAAGGAGTCTTGAAAGAATGGTTATCGGAAGCGCAGGAGCAGGGCTACTTCGCTTTTGATACTGAAACGACTTCTCTCGATCCTATGCAGGCAGAGCTCGTTGGTTTTTCATTGGCGCTACGGCCAAATAAGGCGGCCTATATACCGTTAGAACATGTGGAAGGAAGAGACGATCTTTTAGGAGATGGGCGTATAGCCGCGCAGATTGAGACACAAAAAGCTTTGGCGCTTTTAAAGCCGATATTAGAAAATCAAGCGGTGTTAAAGATTGGCCAGAATATAAAATACGACTGGTTGATGATGAAGCAACACGGTATTGTCATGCGTCCTTTTGATGATACAATGCTTTTATCGTATGTTTTAGACGCTGGAACCTTGACCCATGGTATGGACGTTTTATCCCAGCATTGGCTGGGACATACCCCAATTTCCTACAAAGATTTAACGCATAATGGAAAAAAAATTACTTCTTTCGCACAAGTGGATTTAAAACAAGCAACCCTTTATGCAGCGGAAGATGCCGATGTAACTCTGCGTTTATGGGAGGTTTTGAAGCCGCAGCTTGTAGCGCAGGGATTAACAAAAATTTATGAGCGCCTTGATCGACCACTTATAGAAGTTCTTGCAAAAATGGAAGAGCGTGGGGTTCTTGTGGATAGACAGATTTTATCGCGTCTTTCAGGAGAATTAGCGCGAGCTGCTTCTGTGTTAGAAGAGGAAATTTATCAATTGGTTGGTGAAAAATTTAATGTCGCTTCACCAAAGCAATTAGGGGATATCATTTTTGGTAAAATGGGCTTGTCCGGGGGAACTAAGACAAAAGGTGGGCAGTGGTCAACTTCTGTACAGACCTTAGAAGAATTGGCTGTTGAGGGGCACATTTTGCCACGTAAAGTTATTGATTGGCGTCAGCTTGCGAAACTAAAATCTACTTATGCAGATGCTTTGCCTCATTATATTCTACCTAGAACGGGGCGTGTCCATACAAGCTATTCTTTAGCAACGACGTCAACAGGACGATTATCATCATCTGAACCTAATTTACAGAATATCCCAGTGCGGACCGCCGAGGGACGTAAAATTCGAGCAGCTTTTATCGCCCCCAGAGGGCATTCGCTGTTATCGGCTGATTATAGTCAAATTGAATTACGTGTCCTCGCGCATATCGCGGATATCACAGCGTTAAAAGAGGCTTTTGCGCAGGGGAAAGATATCCACACTATAACTGCATCGCAAATGTTTGGGGTTGCAATAGAGGGGATGCCTTCAGATATACGCCGACGCGCGAAAGCGATTAATTTTGGCATCATTTACGGTATTTCGGCTTTTGGATTAGCAAATCAATTAGGGATTTCGCGCAAGGAAGCAGGCCATTATATTCAGCTTTATTTTGAAAGATTTCCAGGAATTAAGGAATATATGGAAGAGATTAAGATATTTGCGCGTCAGCACGGTTATGTAGAAACTATTTTTGGACGTCGTATTCATTATCCTGAAATAAAAGCGGCTAATTCACAAGTTCGTTCTTTTAATGAACGAGCCGCTATTAATGCACCGATTCAAGGATCGGCGGCGGATATTATTCGCCGGGCTATGATACAAATAGAAACTGCTTTAGAAAAAGAAAAGCTCTCAGCTAAAATGCTCCTACAAGTTCACGACGAACTGATTTTTGAGGTGCCGGAAGCTGAGATTGAAAAAACAGCAATCCTCGTTAAAAAAGTTATGGAAACTGCTACAATGCCGGCGTTATCTTTATCTGTGCCGCTTGAAGTAAAAGTCGTAACAGCTCAAAACTGGGATGAAGCACATTAACTTTTTCTATCTACTTATTTTAAAGAATGATCAGTTATGCCAGCAAAGTTAAGGTAAGCTTTAATTGGTAAATGGTCCGAGGCAACACGTGCTAGCGGCGAGTAATGGCTTTCAATCTTTGTAATTAATTGAGGGGGAAAGGTAAAAATTCTATCAAGAGCTAAAAGGGGAAAGCGAGAGGGAAAGCTCGGCGCAGTTCCGAGGGTAATATCAAAATAGGGAGAAAAATGGTTTAAGGAGGAGTTTTTCCCCATTCGCCATTCGTTAAGGTCACCAATAAGGACTGTAGGCATGAATGGGCGTTTTTGCAGAAGTGTGAGAAGCATTTTTGCTTGCTTATTACGAGAGTGACGTAATAACCCAAAGTGGGTGGTAATAACGCGAATAAGGCCTACCTTAGTTTCTAATTCTATAATTATAGCACCACGTGGTTCAACACCAGGCAGGGTGATTTGCGAGATGTTATGCACACGGCCTTGGCGCAAGAAAAGAGCGTTGCCGTGCCAGCCGTGGCCGTTAGGCGTCATGGTGCGCAGGGGTACTGGGGTGAGGCCTGTTTCAGTCTTCAAAAATTGAAGATCAATCAAGCCGATTCGTTCACCAAAACGCTTATCTACTTCTTGAAGCGCAATAATATCAGCTTGTAGCTCAGCAATAACACGTACGATGCGAATAGGATCAAAAATTTTGTCAGTGCCCACGCATTTATGGATATTATAGGAAGCAACAACGAGATCATAATTACTACGCCGATCCACAGTGTTTTGCTGGTGGTCAGAAAGGTTGTACAGAGCCTTTAACAAAGGGGCAGGGAGGTTTTTTTTGATAAATGCGGGAGCCGCCCAGCGAGATTGTGATTTATAATGCCTCTTTGTCATTGTTGCTTTTTGTATAGTTTGGATATGGTACTAAAAGGCGTGCGCTTATATTAAAAACAAACAAACCCCGCTCCCCTCAGGAAACGAGGCTTTTGGTGAAGTAATAGCCGCTACGGCGACTACCGCAGCTAATCCCGGTTTGAACCAAGAAATTGCAATAAAAAGACGAACATATTGATGAAGTCGAGATAAAGATTCAACGCACCCATAATAATTTTACGACCGCGTGCATCACTTGCATCTCCTTCATAATACATTAGCTTGATGTTCTGTGTATTATAAGCCGTCAGACCAGCAAAGATGAAAACACCTATCACCGAAATAGCGAATTGCAAGGCGCTTGACCCAAGAAAAATATTAACGATCATAGAAAGCATTAAGCCAACCAAACCTATGAAAAGGAATGACCCCATTGCTGTCAGATCGCGCTTAGTTACGTAACCGTAAAGAGAGAGAGAGCCAAAAGCCGCAGCGGTAATAACAAATGTTTGCACGATACTCCCTGGTGTGTAACGCAAAATGATCGATGACAGCGAGAGCCCGACGAGAGTAGCATAGCCAAAAAAGAGGCCACGGGCTGCGGCAGTACTGAGTGTGTTAATTTTGAAACTGAGAAATAACACAGCTACAAGCGGTGCAAACATGATAATGTAAGAGAGCGGCGACGTATAAAATGCCACTCCAAACGACGTTAAGTAGACGCTGCTACTGATTTGAGCAGCTGCTTGACTCATGTCTGTTGTTGTGGCCAATGACGCAATTGCATAAGCGGCAGCAGCTGTGATAAGCAAACCGATGGCCATTGTGTTATAGACGCCCAGCATATAGCTGCGCAGTCCTTGATCGATTGATGCATCGGCGTGAGCAACAGGTGCCGAACGTAAATTTTTAAAATCAGCCATGATATAATATCCTTTAGCATATGTCCCGCCAGACGCTGGAGCTAAAAAGAATTTTCACCTTTTTAACAACGTTTTATATAAGCCTTTATGTTGGCAGACACAAACAACTCCACGTGCTGCTGACGAAATCCAAGCACAACTCTCCCTCTTATTATGGGGATTTATTTGAAAATTACAAGAGACTTTTACAGAGAGGAAAGCTTACAAATGAGTAATAAAAGAGCCAATTTTTGTCAAAATATTGAGCATTTGGGTGAATTGAATAACGTAAAATTTGATGGCCTGTTTTCCTGCTAGTTAGAACAGGCTGTTCTACAGGGACGAATTTAGGGCAAATCATTATTTTAGCGGTTTTATTAAATATTGATGCCAGAGAATACGCAGATAAGTGTTTGCTTTAAAAGAATAATCACAGGCAATCATTGCCGGCGTATGGGGAGGGGGACAGTGTTCTTATTCGGAAAATATGTCGTCAGAGCAGACTTCGTCCTTTGATGAAGGTACGAAGTTCGTCAATTAGAATAGCAGTGGCTCCAAGCGTGATAAATGCATCTGCGAGATTAAAAACGGCAAAAGAAAAGACATCGCCAATGTGGAAAAATATATAATCGATGACATAATGAAAAAAGACGCGGTCGACGAGATTCCCAATTGCTCCGCCGATAATGAAGATGATACCAAAACACGATAAGGCTTTAGTAGGTTCGATATTTTTCCATAGCCATAAAAGAAAAATGATTATCACAAATGTGAGGGCAATAAGCCCCCAGTGAGAAAAAGAAGAAAGAAATGAAAATGCGATACCGGAATTGTGTACGTGGTAAAGAGAAATAAAGGGAAGAAGCGGAATTTCTGTCCCTAAGGGTATTGTGTACATAATCCAATATTTGACAACTTGATCAAGTCCTACTGTGACAGCCAAACCAAGGAGAAGAACAGACAAAGATTTACGCGTCATTTTTAACCTCATATGGCTAAAGAGTTAAGTAAGGGCGGCGGATTTCGTAGAGCATGACAGCTGTAGCTACCGCCAGATTAAGCGAGTCAGCGCGCCCACTTTGCGGGATACGCGCAAGTTTATGGCAACAATTCGCGAGAATGTCCGGTAGGCCTCGTTGCTCATTACCCATTAAAAGTATAACGGGGCCGTTTTTAAAGTCGATAGTACGGTAATCAACGGATCCTTTAAGATGTGTACCAACAATGAAGCCTTTAAAGTGAGTAGACCAGTTCAAAAAAGCTTCTTCATGCAAACGATAGAGAGGGACAGAAAAAATTGATCCCATCGTTGCACGGACGGTTTCAGGCGAGAAAGGATCTGTTGTTTCACCAATTAAAATAACTCCTTTAGCTCCTACTGCATCGGCGGTACGGATGATTGTGCCTAGATTCCCTGGGTCGCGCACACGTTCAAGGGCAATATAAACATCGTTGGCTAGACCTTTTATCGTTTCGATAGGTTGCCAGCGTTGTTTAAAAATACCAATAACCGTTTGCGGATTATCGCGGTGAGTTATACATTCCATGACTTTTTGCGAGGCTTTAATGACAAAACCGCCACTCGCTACAGTACGTGCTGCGGCGTTTTCGATAGCGGCATTACCAGGTTTGTTTTTGGAAAAAATGAGTGTTTGAATCGTCCAACCTAGATTTAAGGCATCAATCACAAGTTTAAGTCCTTCCGCCATGAAGATACCCCCTCGATTACGACCCTTTTTTTGGCTAAGTGCTTTAAGATTTTTAATGATGGGGTTACTGAGGGAGGTAATTTCCTTAACTCTACCGGTTTTTTGTGTACACATATTCAGATAATCCAACGGCTAAAAAGAGAGGTAGAGAGTGCCCGTCCGGCAGCTTCTTCACGTAAAATGAGTTCTCCTGATTCGATTGTGCCACCAAAATTTTTGAACTCATCGCGCATTAGAGTGTGGAGCGCGTAAAAGGAAGCACGGATAGAATAAGCGGTAAGGACAAAAGCTAGTGGTTTTTCAGATAAAAGTCTGCAGCAATTTTTAATCATTGCCGGTAGGTTTTCAAAAATTTGCCAGATTTCGCCATGAGGTCCACGCCCATAAGCAGGAGGGTCGAGAAGGATTATATCGTAGGTTTTTTGACGACGTAGTTCACGCTCGACGAATTTTACGGCATCATCGCATATCCAACGAATCGAGCGATCTAATAGTCCCGCTTTTTCTTGATTAATTTTTGCCCAACTAATGGCTTTTTTAGAGGCATCAACATGGGTGACAGCCGCGCCAGCGCGCGCGCCGATTAAAGACGCAATGCCCGTATA
Protein-coding sequences here:
- a CDS encoding shikimate 5-dehydrogenase; amino-acid sequence: MADSTIKCINTIYPCAFIAGYPIHYLKSLKIHDFFAFNKAKSAVLVMGTVYTPSIISFLRQAKICGLETVNQFYALLHQAVPGFELWFRIRPQVTEKLWVIPEDMDKDKI
- the coaE gene encoding dephospho-CoA kinase (Dephospho-CoA kinase (CoaE) performs the final step in coenzyme A biosynthesis.), coding for MKIIGLTGSIAMGKSTVADFFKQAGIPVFSSDEAVHELYKSEPVLSLMARTFSNVVEDGQVNRLKLSKILINNSEGLQALEKVIHPLVLIKEKEFIDTARQQGNKLIVLDIPLLFETNSENRVDSVVVVSAPSAIQRKRVMTRPNMDEEKFAMINARQVSDKRKRECADFVIDTGKDLENTRQQVFHVIKSLLKDVSLKN
- the dnaQ gene encoding DNA polymerase III subunit epsilon, producing the protein MREIIFDIETTGLDKDSDRIIEIGCVEMVDHYLTGRRFHVYLNPQGVMISDEVVAIHGLTNERLKDEKKFNDIADELLEFIDNAVIIAHNASFDVSFLNAELERINKPLISINNVIDTLAMARRKFPLGPNSLDSLCKRFGVDNSHRSLHGALLDAEILAGVYIELTGGKQGTLNFDDGSSIGVNIPSNEFPYAVRARPRALPSRLSAQEKNMHAELVKKIGDKALWNNFPSPS
- the polA gene encoding DNA polymerase I, whose protein sequence is MKTDDHLFLVDGSSYIFRAYYALPPLKRKKDGLPVGAVAGFCNMLWKLLCDARSMDSGVIPTHFAVIFDHSSDTFRKQIYPQYKANREAPPEDLIPQFALIRQATKAFNLPCVEKDGFEADDLIATYAQLATKAGAKTTIISSDKDLMQLVSAHVSLYDGMKDKHIGVSEVIEKWGVTPEKMVDLQALTGDSADNVPGIPGIGPKIAAQLLNHFGSLDLLLERVTEIKQTKRRENIQSYSKQIKMSRELVRLKMDVPVDDDLDSFILEPQDGPRLISFLKAMEFTTLTRRVAEETACDATVIDALSIDIEWEKTKYNGSDLVPGKTNITPSHGAFENSPRILAQKRKNQAIASKITRDAYETILDEGVLKEWLSEAQEQGYFAFDTETTSLDPMQAELVGFSLALRPNKAAYIPLEHVEGRDDLLGDGRIAAQIETQKALALLKPILENQAVLKIGQNIKYDWLMMKQHGIVMRPFDDTMLLSYVLDAGTLTHGMDVLSQHWLGHTPISYKDLTHNGKKITSFAQVDLKQATLYAAEDADVTLRLWEVLKPQLVAQGLTKIYERLDRPLIEVLAKMEERGVLVDRQILSRLSGELARAASVLEEEIYQLVGEKFNVASPKQLGDIIFGKMGLSGGTKTKGGQWSTSVQTLEELAVEGHILPRKVIDWRQLAKLKSTYADALPHYILPRTGRVHTSYSLATTSTGRLSSSEPNLQNIPVRTAEGRKIRAAFIAPRGHSLLSADYSQIELRVLAHIADITALKEAFAQGKDIHTITASQMFGVAIEGMPSDIRRRAKAINFGIIYGISAFGLANQLGISRKEAGHYIQLYFERFPGIKEYMEEIKIFARQHGYVETIFGRRIHYPEIKAANSQVRSFNERAAINAPIQGSAADIIRRAMIQIETALEKEKLSAKMLLQVHDELIFEVPEAEIEKTAILVKKVMETATMPALSLSVPLEVKVVTAQNWDEAH
- a CDS encoding endonuclease/exonuclease/phosphatase family protein, translating into MTKRHYKSQSRWAAPAFIKKNLPAPLLKALYNLSDHQQNTVDRRSNYDLVVASYNIHKCVGTDKIFDPIRIVRVIAELQADIIALQEVDKRFGERIGLIDLQFLKTETGLTPVPLRTMTPNGHGWHGNALFLRQGRVHNISQITLPGVEPRGAIIIELETKVGLIRVITTHFGLLRHSRNKQAKMLLTLLQKRPFMPTVLIGDLNEWRMGKNSSLNHFSPYFDITLGTAPSFPSRFPLLALDRIFTFPPQLITKIESHYSPLARVASDHLPIKAYLNFAGITDHSLK
- a CDS encoding Bax inhibitor-1/YccA family protein — encoded protein: MADFKNLRSAPVAHADASIDQGLRSYMLGVYNTMAIGLLITAAAAYAIASLATTTDMSQAAAQISSSVYLTSFGVAFYTSPLSYIIMFAPLVAVLFLSFKINTLSTAAARGLFFGYATLVGLSLSSIILRYTPGSIVQTFVITAAAFGSLSLYGYVTKRDLTAMGSFLFIGLVGLMLSMIVNIFLGSSALQFAISVIGVFIFAGLTAYNTQNIKLMYYEGDASDARGRKIIMGALNLYLDFINMFVFLLQFLGSNRD
- the lspA gene encoding signal peptidase II, whose product is MTRKSLSVLLLGLAVTVGLDQVVKYWIMYTIPLGTEIPLLPFISLYHVHNSGIAFSFLSSFSHWGLIALTFVIIIFLLWLWKNIEPTKALSCFGIIFIIGGAIGNLVDRVFFHYVIDYIFFHIGDVFSFAVFNLADAFITLGATAILIDELRTFIKGRSLL
- a CDS encoding TrmH family RNA methyltransferase, which encodes MCTQKTGRVKEITSLSNPIIKNLKALSQKKGRNRGGIFMAEGLKLVIDALNLGWTIQTLIFSKNKPGNAAIENAAARTVASGGFVIKASQKVMECITHRDNPQTVIGIFKQRWQPIETIKGLANDVYIALERVRDPGNLGTIIRTADAVGAKGVILIGETTDPFSPETVRATMGSIFSVPLYRLHEEAFLNWSTHFKGFIVGTHLKGSVDYRTIDFKNGPVILLMGNEQRGLPDILANCCHKLARIPQSGRADSLNLAVATAVMLYEIRRPYLTL
- a CDS encoding class I SAM-dependent methyltransferase, giving the protein MPAQYFQPRSSGVYPREKLPLILETRPSADYTLIDSGNRQKLERYGPYRIIRPEGQALWQPALSRENWADIDAIFTGDRDEEGIGRWYFPKKPLGETWPLSWNGLSFLGRFTSFRHVGVFPEQDAHWRSMEEQIINANRPVKLLNLFGYTGIASLIGARAGAAVTHVDASKKAISWAKINQEKAGLLDRSIRWICDDAVKFVERELRRQKTYDIILLDPPAYGRGPHGEIWQIFENLPAMIKNCCRLLSEKPLAFVLTAYSIRASFYALHTLMRDEFKNFGGTIESGELILREEAAGRALSTSLFSRWII